Proteins from a genomic interval of Rubinisphaera italica:
- a CDS encoding carboxypeptidase-like regulatory domain-containing protein — MTLTTSAFYAPHAGNVLAAEVAVTGKQESEKKGKDFDATDSITVKKAEEPNGETKEPIPRALKPAPSEVPWPIEKYKSYIDIPPSGSGLRVQLDSRRWVELNSLSATEKIDGKNVDIFWKADGELIDPPQGFDPLSLVPARVENQMLKSTRGVSLQVVGPKGTRASMSTSGVGGYGNFSVPIDDEFVQLPLTTIMSDIPYNHAYVEVSVSQENWVDVSLDNSQGMQVLQSLEDRRLYVVIDDAWHYAWQLKIERDKGEPIVMTPTVVGGSVSSSFFPESLRSSVREEFQSAQIVAFYFDKEQPMPKLLKLQRSLYDVVRFKNLSVFPGPKSAVRISVNGVPISEEQKQILTPLDETSNESTTLADNLKPDNETELIPLSGTVVDAKGNPVPECWVGMFVTPQEFDKFRKSSKPFATGPPLAFEARTDDAGVFSILALKSHFVFDGSFWAVRKDGATGTLSMNCTWSYLQDHLKIRISEEQGKVQVVDPEDEPIVGAKVTLEAIQIPRSVTRELPEEVQNRQTAVTNNDGEVTFRGWSSAAIRGVGVTAEGFGTQYLKSIFASQWVKGEEPLKLTLHPTASLSGQIIGYESSKMENLQLQILTETRGAQPPMSGRAVVDIVEDGRFSVDNIAAGRVLMVSSLTADSLMKMKIPYIPSLTPGEDRIIIDNPQLVPAVVVRQQFIKSDTKEGIPDMKLRVLWGSAINDGSWRQSKPTTTDKNGWWTAHVLPGPINIRVSSRPEGYAGTSWFDGRSGHLGIEAEVPVTDQLVTLPPEVYVPRKSLSGRLQYADGSPANDWSVYGHPISWNDVGVGGVRTNREGLFTWTYPTGYPPRLYKASNRKWLTDHHFTDSYVIPKLISTEPLILEIPELPDTNE, encoded by the coding sequence TGACTCTGACCACTTCCGCTTTCTATGCACCCCACGCTGGAAATGTTTTAGCAGCCGAAGTCGCTGTGACAGGTAAGCAGGAATCAGAGAAGAAGGGTAAGGACTTCGATGCGACGGACTCAATAACAGTAAAGAAAGCGGAAGAGCCTAATGGAGAGACAAAAGAGCCCATTCCAAGGGCTCTGAAACCAGCTCCATCTGAAGTTCCCTGGCCAATAGAAAAGTACAAATCCTACATCGACATACCTCCAAGCGGCAGCGGATTACGTGTGCAATTGGATTCGCGTCGCTGGGTCGAGTTGAACTCCCTTTCTGCCACCGAAAAAATCGATGGGAAGAACGTGGACATTTTCTGGAAAGCCGACGGGGAATTGATTGATCCTCCACAAGGATTTGACCCACTCTCGTTGGTTCCTGCCCGCGTTGAGAATCAAATGCTAAAATCGACACGAGGCGTTTCACTGCAGGTCGTTGGTCCCAAAGGAACACGAGCTTCGATGAGCACCAGTGGGGTTGGTGGCTATGGCAATTTCTCTGTGCCAATTGACGATGAGTTTGTGCAACTTCCTTTGACGACAATCATGTCTGATATTCCTTACAATCATGCGTATGTGGAAGTTTCCGTTTCGCAGGAGAACTGGGTAGATGTTTCACTCGATAATTCTCAAGGCATGCAGGTCCTGCAATCCCTAGAGGATCGACGCCTGTATGTGGTTATTGACGACGCCTGGCACTACGCCTGGCAATTGAAAATCGAACGTGATAAGGGGGAGCCAATCGTAATGACACCTACGGTCGTCGGCGGATCAGTCTCCAGTTCATTTTTTCCGGAATCACTTCGAAGTTCTGTCCGAGAGGAATTTCAATCCGCCCAGATTGTCGCTTTTTACTTTGACAAAGAGCAACCGATGCCTAAGCTGCTCAAACTGCAGCGGAGTCTTTACGATGTCGTACGGTTCAAAAACTTGAGTGTCTTTCCGGGACCAAAATCGGCGGTCCGCATCTCCGTCAACGGAGTCCCCATTTCGGAAGAACAAAAGCAAATATTAACGCCTCTTGATGAAACATCGAATGAATCGACAACGCTCGCTGATAACCTCAAACCGGATAATGAGACTGAATTGATTCCGTTAAGTGGAACGGTCGTCGATGCTAAGGGAAACCCAGTGCCCGAATGTTGGGTCGGCATGTTTGTCACTCCTCAGGAATTCGATAAATTCAGGAAGTCGAGCAAACCATTCGCAACTGGTCCTCCCCTGGCATTCGAAGCCCGTACTGATGACGCAGGCGTATTCTCGATTCTTGCCCTCAAGTCTCACTTCGTGTTTGATGGTAGTTTCTGGGCGGTTCGCAAAGACGGAGCGACAGGAACATTATCAATGAATTGCACGTGGTCGTATCTGCAAGATCATCTCAAGATTCGAATTTCCGAGGAGCAAGGGAAGGTTCAAGTTGTCGATCCCGAGGATGAACCCATTGTCGGAGCCAAAGTCACCCTGGAAGCCATTCAGATTCCACGGAGTGTCACGCGAGAACTCCCCGAGGAGGTTCAAAATCGGCAAACCGCGGTGACGAATAATGATGGCGAGGTAACCTTCCGAGGTTGGAGTTCGGCTGCAATTCGAGGTGTCGGAGTAACAGCCGAAGGGTTTGGAACTCAATATCTGAAATCTATTTTCGCATCGCAATGGGTAAAAGGGGAGGAACCGCTCAAACTCACGCTGCACCCGACCGCCAGCCTGAGCGGTCAGATTATAGGGTATGAGAGTTCTAAAATGGAGAACCTGCAATTGCAAATTCTCACGGAAACGCGTGGTGCTCAGCCACCCATGTCGGGCCGAGCAGTGGTAGACATCGTCGAGGATGGTCGTTTTTCTGTTGACAACATTGCTGCGGGTCGAGTTTTGATGGTCTCTTCACTCACGGCTGATTCACTTATGAAAATGAAGATCCCCTATATCCCGTCATTAACACCCGGTGAAGATCGCATAATAATTGACAATCCACAATTGGTGCCCGCTGTCGTTGTGCGTCAGCAGTTCATTAAGTCGGACACCAAAGAGGGGATCCCCGATATGAAATTACGCGTCCTCTGGGGATCTGCGATAAATGATGGAAGCTGGCGTCAAAGCAAACCGACGACCACTGACAAGAACGGCTGGTGGACTGCCCATGTCTTGCCGGGGCCGATCAATATCCGAGTGAGCAGTAGACCAGAAGGTTATGCGGGTACCTCATGGTTTGATGGCCGCAGCGGCCATTTGGGAATCGAAGCCGAGGTTCCGGTGACCGATCAACTCGTCACATTGCCTCCGGAAGTTTACGTCCCCAGGAAATCTCTAAGTGGTCGTCTGCAATACGCCGATGGCTCACCAGCCAATGACTGGAGCGTATATGGACATCCGATTTCGTGGAACGATGTCGGCGTCGGTGGTGTGAGGACAAATCGAGAAGGTCTGTTTACCTGGACTTACCCAACTGGCTATCCCCCTCGATTATACAAAGCCTCTAACCGAAAATGGCTGACCGACCACCACTTCACCGATTCGTATGTGATTCCCAAACTCATCTCTACGGAGCCATTGATATTGGAAATTCCGGAACTTCCAGACACAAATGAGTAA
- a CDS encoding integrase core domain-containing protein, which produces MSNGSKRIPKASPNLNDRCERFIESIKLECLNKFIVFGKMHLDYLTNEFTNYYNTKRIHMERDHLPPIREEPNKVAIISTTRLK; this is translated from the coding sequence ATGAGTAATGGCAGCAAGAGGATACCGAAAGCATCCCCGAATCTGAATGATCGGTGTGAGCGATTTATCGAGTCGATCAAACTGGAATGCCTCAACAAATTTATTGTGTTCGGTAAGATGCATCTGGATTATCTGACGAACGAGTTTACGAATTATTACAACACAAAAAGAATCCACATGGAACGGGACCACCTGCCGCCGATTCGAGAGGAGCCCAATAAAGTGGCGATCATTTCCACGACCAGATTGAAATGA
- a CDS encoding Gfo/Idh/MocA family protein, which yields MTCNSVASRRAFLKTSVAAASAFAAPAIVRGQNLNSQLQFAGIGTDGKGFSDIKLIASHDKVKCVAFCDVDLSRTAKIKPLAPEAPVYQDYKKMLDELGDKIDAVSVSTPDHTHAIISLDAMQRGKHVYCQKPLTRTVWEARQMRLQAKKSGVITRMGNQIHSHSAYRTAVKAIQDGIIGKVTAVHSWVGTTGHGRSGLLDKPAKGEAIPKSLDWNLWISVAPMRPYGGNRVYHPFTWRDWQDFGSGAIGDFGCHLLDPVYSALNITGDPLSVRSEHTGMNDEVWPAQETIKYIIPGTQYTASRSLPITWYDGGRRPSNGIAKLLPGQSLPGGGSIFVGQNGNMILPHYSQPFVNIEGVKIEPVESLDHYHGWVDGCLSGKQPSDGFEYGGHLTEAVQLGNVAAHFPGETLEFDGIALKITNNSDANKYLTRDYRTGFEIASI from the coding sequence ATGACATGCAATTCAGTTGCCAGCCGTCGAGCGTTTTTGAAAACATCCGTCGCAGCCGCGTCCGCTTTCGCGGCACCGGCAATTGTCCGCGGACAAAATTTGAACTCGCAATTGCAGTTTGCGGGCATCGGCACCGACGGCAAAGGGTTTTCCGACATTAAGCTCATTGCCAGCCACGACAAAGTGAAATGTGTCGCCTTTTGCGATGTCGATTTGTCGCGGACCGCAAAAATTAAGCCATTGGCCCCTGAAGCTCCTGTCTATCAGGACTACAAAAAAATGTTGGATGAGCTGGGTGATAAAATCGATGCCGTCTCGGTTTCAACCCCCGACCATACTCACGCCATCATTAGCCTTGATGCTATGCAACGTGGTAAACACGTATACTGCCAGAAGCCGCTGACACGTACGGTTTGGGAAGCCCGCCAAATGCGATTGCAAGCAAAAAAATCGGGTGTTATCACGCGGATGGGCAACCAAATCCATTCGCACTCGGCTTATCGCACCGCAGTCAAAGCGATTCAAGATGGAATCATCGGGAAGGTAACGGCTGTGCATTCCTGGGTCGGCACCACCGGGCATGGGCGCAGCGGTTTGCTCGACAAGCCTGCGAAAGGTGAAGCGATTCCGAAATCGCTCGATTGGAACCTCTGGATCAGCGTTGCCCCTATGCGTCCTTACGGCGGAAACCGAGTGTACCATCCCTTCACGTGGAGAGACTGGCAGGACTTCGGCTCCGGAGCCATCGGCGATTTCGGCTGTCATTTACTTGATCCAGTGTATTCGGCTCTCAATATTACTGGCGATCCACTGAGTGTACGCTCAGAGCACACCGGCATGAATGATGAAGTCTGGCCCGCCCAGGAAACCATCAAATACATCATTCCCGGCACTCAGTATACGGCCAGTCGCAGCCTGCCAATTACCTGGTACGATGGTGGACGGAGGCCAAGTAACGGAATCGCCAAGCTTTTACCCGGCCAGTCTCTGCCTGGCGGAGGCTCGATTTTCGTCGGTCAAAACGGCAATATGATTCTGCCTCATTACAGCCAACCCTTCGTAAACATAGAAGGTGTTAAAATAGAACCGGTGGAAAGCCTCGACCATTATCACGGCTGGGTTGATGGTTGCCTATCCGGAAAACAGCCCAGCGATGGGTTTGAATACGGAGGACATCTGACCGAAGCCGTGCAATTAGGGAATGTTGCCGCGCACTTTCCGGGCGAAACCCTCGAATTCGATGGCATAGCTCTCAAAATCACGAACAACTCGGATGCCAACAAATACTTGACACGGGACTACCGCACCGGCTTCGAAATCGCCTCGATTTAG
- a CDS encoding c-type cytochrome domain-containing protein, with the protein MTSRNCNSHSLDEETSRAGRELLRVSRDRSEKVQGGLCVGHRAGLLRGGDSGPAVVPNQAEKSLLLKAFRLSRSRVYEILQHKKNSNGTGAPATDSGGTW; encoded by the coding sequence ATGACTTCTCGTAACTGCAACTCACATTCTCTAGACGAAGAAACGTCCCGTGCTGGTCGAGAACTGCTACGAGTGTCACGCGATCGGAGCGAAAAGGTGCAGGGCGGATTGTGTGTGGGACATCGCGCAGGCTTGCTACGAGGTGGTGACAGCGGACCTGCCGTCGTGCCGAATCAGGCTGAGAAAAGTCTGCTCCTCAAGGCATTTCGATTATCTCGCAGTCGAGTTTACGAAATTTTACAACACAAAAAGAATTCAAATGGAACGGGAGCACCTGCCACCGATTCGGGAGGAACCTGGTAA
- a CDS encoding DUF1583 domain-containing protein: MFTRLLLASVLVMSSSSLWANSYSWDFHNGHFDNLSLVPIGPGAVNLLSPTEKGLKITAPAGYNVKMVGFSPRFLIQGDFKISIDYSITNWTQPKSGYGSGPTIYVSMGTTDDPAASINRRLRPDGRDVYGVFAARVDDGKRTPTAKLFDVPSKSVMDGRLQIQRINDEIIYSAADDLLTEFHELATLPVSDSDVTLVRMGLEQSDVQSAATIQLHRIDIEADELPHLPSEQARTSRLYRPRYLPPAEPTSYRWLWQSLIALLVGCISGIWAWRRYT; encoded by the coding sequence ATGTTCACACGACTTCTTCTGGCAAGCGTTCTTGTCATGTCTTCATCGTCGCTGTGGGCCAACAGTTATTCCTGGGATTTCCATAACGGACATTTTGATAATCTTTCCCTGGTCCCGATTGGGCCCGGAGCCGTTAATCTTCTCAGTCCAACGGAAAAAGGATTAAAAATCACCGCACCAGCTGGTTACAACGTCAAAATGGTTGGATTTTCTCCTCGGTTTCTTATCCAGGGAGACTTCAAAATCTCTATCGATTATTCGATAACGAACTGGACTCAGCCCAAAAGTGGTTACGGAAGTGGCCCAACAATTTACGTATCGATGGGGACAACAGACGACCCAGCCGCCTCGATCAATCGGCGTTTGCGTCCCGATGGAAGAGATGTCTATGGTGTATTCGCTGCACGAGTTGACGACGGCAAACGCACTCCGACCGCTAAGCTTTTTGATGTTCCCAGTAAATCTGTAATGGATGGCAGGTTACAAATCCAGCGAATCAACGATGAAATCATTTATTCTGCAGCTGATGATTTACTGACCGAATTTCATGAACTGGCCACACTTCCCGTCAGTGATTCTGATGTGACGCTCGTTCGAATGGGGCTTGAACAGAGCGATGTACAGTCGGCAGCAACAATCCAACTGCACCGGATCGACATTGAAGCCGATGAATTGCCACATCTTCCTTCTGAACAGGCACGTACTTCCCGGCTCTATCGACCGAGATACCTCCCTCCAGCAGAGCCGACCTCCTATCGCTGGCTGTGGCAGTCTCTCATTGCATTGCTCGTTGGTTGTATCTCGGGAATCTGGGCCTGGAGACGATATACTTAG
- a CDS encoding DUF1559 domain-containing protein has translation MNKKRHRAFTIIELLVTLSVIGLLIALLLPAVQKVRETARRMSCANNLKQIGIALNSYHEVHNVLPFGCGSDNDGIVSSLGTLNDRRYSAHSQFLPYLEQANVYDLIDFNVAPFHPYINSGITEPDCIASGGLSAVNGAAAITVISTFICPSDIDRLVGVMWGHNNYRSCNGGGWHGRNGNGMFGQNSSVRFGMVSDGLSNTVMFSERCKGTMNHDVYDSSSDIYNIAGIWSEETFQKFCQSLSPETSAAYPQNVDAGQNWLEGNFNWTRYNHLVNPNSVSCKNGFTWDGVGMAASSRHSSGVNALLGDGGVRFFNENIDSSIWQGLGTIHGEEVLADF, from the coding sequence GTGAATAAGAAACGTCACCGGGCTTTTACAATTATAGAACTGCTGGTCACATTGTCTGTGATTGGTTTGCTGATCGCATTGTTGCTGCCTGCGGTTCAAAAGGTTCGAGAAACAGCACGAAGGATGAGCTGTGCAAACAATCTCAAGCAAATTGGTATTGCGTTGAACAGCTATCATGAAGTGCACAATGTACTGCCCTTCGGTTGTGGATCCGACAACGATGGCATTGTTTCCTCGCTTGGGACATTGAATGACAGACGATATTCAGCTCACTCTCAGTTTCTCCCATATCTGGAACAGGCTAACGTTTATGACCTGATCGATTTTAACGTTGCCCCCTTTCACCCCTATATCAATTCGGGCATAACAGAACCCGACTGCATAGCGAGCGGTGGTCTCAGTGCAGTAAATGGGGCAGCAGCGATTACCGTCATCAGCACATTTATATGTCCTTCCGATATCGATCGTCTCGTGGGAGTGATGTGGGGACATAATAATTATCGCTCCTGCAACGGTGGAGGCTGGCACGGTAGAAATGGGAATGGTATGTTCGGCCAAAACAGTAGCGTTCGCTTCGGCATGGTTTCTGACGGACTTTCTAACACCGTGATGTTCAGCGAACGCTGCAAAGGGACGATGAATCATGATGTCTATGATTCATCGTCCGATATCTACAACATTGCTGGCATCTGGAGTGAAGAGACATTTCAAAAGTTTTGTCAAAGCCTCTCTCCTGAAACGAGTGCCGCCTATCCTCAGAATGTTGATGCCGGACAGAATTGGCTGGAGGGCAACTTTAACTGGACCCGTTATAACCATCTAGTGAATCCGAACAGTGTGAGTTGCAAAAATGGGTTCACCTGGGATGGAGTCGGCATGGCTGCCTCGAGTCGTCACTCCAGTGGAGTCAACGCCCTGCTTGGGGATGGAGGTGTCCGTTTCTTTAACGAAAATATCGATTCGTCGATTTGGCAGGGACTTGGAACAATTCACGGCGAGGAAGTCCTTGCGGATTTTTAA
- a CDS encoding WD40 repeat domain-containing protein, with product MTALKHFRSHRFLLTLSLTILMLPGCDHAVNENKEPPVLSKAAVNTQDVSTNPTVPGEGPAKKSKPETTQANSPVSNPEYVPVQVAKDSLSGSIGSGHYNGQRDAVAYNAPMIQHLCVSADGRFVVISRTVNEEGQLLQVWDIPGGRLLNENYEASGVTALTISPDSQLLAYGINDSSIIIRSLPEGKKIYLKQHRLPAGGLDFSPDSKQLASLGHDNQLLLWDIASQNVLAQATNGEASFASEVKFCSPDRLWARDSENLLRWYQFSNNTLEFESELKIPPKLRILATSKNSVLGQQKDLSLHLLSTATGESLAVAKTETSTPVDLPNKADLIMSGAFSGQSTEFVTAANDGSLTLRSMDISKMSQFKKLEHGYVIKLGSDSNGRYWIAGTTEGGLFVLDREHPDERRWLIEIPSQPPLVAPRFSQDRKTILRMEDGDHIRSTQLATGLPDHRYKISNFKESADAANVTTLLAGSEQNVYCGTSSGSIEMLDDNSSMPPTRFSVSDSAITAMAETPDRQTLLVGDENGQAIWFDLTHTDEKFTRREQTGRIWSIDFSSNSLRAVTASEDQSVIVWDVANREKQFILNEHKHAVQIVEFSPYDRWLVSGDRSGHFILWDMKVGKSVWNGTVKENMVQFKGIPMHAPIETSNECFPDLGITSVAFSPNQKVLAVGTATGYLQTFDLTNFRELSVVSLGQPVADLEFAEDGTSLLAATLTGDVERYWQSPDPPFMLPGHEGQVRFAALDSRGLKAVTGGHDQQLCVWDVDQTKLIASIENDGEGIAGGALSPTGNRAVTVGFGSGVVFWDLDQMRRIEKRYGHKARTWCLAFTRDGNRVASGSDDKTVKIWDFATRKNTLTIPHENSVRFVTFSPDGQQILTSTFDERGWKYPADLQLWDSSTGKLLRKFNGHRVNVTGACFNASGTEIISCGADGQTCRWNVSTGKCLQDLTRQNGVYNPNLINDGQLLISKRFGNGIFIDEAMSLNRLAEFSVPTQSVDDLNVSPDGHRVIAATKEGRVYVWSIAGE from the coding sequence ATGACTGCATTAAAACATTTTCGCTCCCATCGATTTCTCCTGACATTGAGCCTGACCATATTGATGTTGCCGGGATGTGATCATGCAGTAAACGAAAATAAAGAGCCGCCCGTTTTATCAAAAGCTGCAGTCAATACACAGGATGTAAGCACGAATCCAACAGTGCCAGGTGAAGGACCAGCTAAGAAGTCAAAACCAGAAACAACTCAGGCAAATTCACCTGTAAGCAATCCAGAATACGTGCCAGTGCAAGTTGCTAAAGATTCGCTATCAGGCTCGATTGGCAGTGGGCACTATAATGGGCAACGTGATGCGGTTGCCTATAACGCTCCTATGATTCAACATCTTTGCGTTTCCGCTGATGGTCGATTTGTCGTCATCAGTCGAACAGTCAATGAAGAGGGACAATTATTGCAGGTTTGGGATATTCCTGGCGGTCGACTGCTGAATGAAAATTATGAAGCTTCAGGGGTGACCGCGCTGACGATCAGTCCCGACAGTCAGCTGCTGGCTTACGGCATCAACGATTCGTCAATTATTATTCGGTCTTTGCCTGAAGGGAAAAAGATTTATTTAAAGCAGCACCGCTTGCCTGCAGGCGGGCTCGATTTCTCGCCTGACAGCAAACAACTCGCTAGTTTAGGGCACGATAATCAACTTCTGCTCTGGGATATTGCTAGCCAGAATGTTCTTGCTCAGGCAACAAATGGCGAGGCATCATTCGCTTCGGAAGTAAAATTCTGCAGTCCTGATCGTCTTTGGGCAAGGGACAGTGAAAATCTCCTTCGCTGGTATCAATTCTCTAATAATACACTGGAGTTCGAAAGTGAATTGAAAATACCACCAAAATTACGAATTCTCGCAACCAGCAAAAACTCAGTTTTGGGGCAACAAAAGGACTTGAGTCTCCACCTGCTGTCAACAGCGACAGGAGAAAGTCTGGCGGTCGCTAAAACTGAGACATCCACTCCGGTTGATTTGCCGAATAAAGCCGATTTGATTATGTCAGGTGCATTCTCGGGGCAATCCACGGAATTTGTAACGGCGGCAAATGATGGAAGCCTGACCTTAAGATCGATGGATATTTCCAAAATGAGTCAGTTTAAAAAACTGGAGCATGGGTATGTCATCAAGCTCGGATCTGATTCCAATGGCCGTTATTGGATCGCAGGGACAACCGAAGGGGGATTGTTTGTGCTTGATCGTGAGCATCCTGACGAAAGAAGATGGCTTATAGAAATACCCTCTCAGCCCCCACTTGTCGCCCCCCGTTTCAGTCAGGATCGAAAGACAATTCTTAGAATGGAGGATGGGGATCATATTAGAAGTACGCAGCTGGCAACTGGACTGCCAGATCATCGATATAAAATCTCAAATTTCAAAGAATCAGCCGACGCGGCTAATGTCACAACGTTATTGGCTGGTTCTGAACAGAATGTGTATTGCGGGACCAGTTCCGGATCGATTGAAATGCTGGACGATAATTCGTCTATGCCACCTACCAGGTTCTCTGTTTCCGACTCGGCCATTACCGCGATGGCGGAGACGCCCGATCGTCAGACATTGCTGGTCGGGGACGAAAATGGACAAGCAATCTGGTTTGATCTGACTCACACCGATGAAAAGTTCACTCGTCGAGAGCAGACAGGTCGAATCTGGTCGATCGATTTCTCATCGAACTCTCTACGAGCGGTCACCGCAAGTGAGGATCAATCGGTCATTGTATGGGATGTCGCCAATCGTGAAAAACAGTTCATCCTGAATGAACACAAGCATGCAGTACAAATTGTAGAATTCAGTCCCTACGACCGCTGGCTTGTCAGCGGCGATCGGAGTGGGCACTTTATTCTTTGGGATATGAAAGTGGGAAAATCTGTCTGGAATGGGACTGTAAAAGAGAATATGGTGCAATTTAAAGGCATTCCCATGCATGCTCCAATAGAGACTTCAAATGAGTGTTTTCCCGATTTGGGCATCACATCAGTTGCATTCAGCCCCAACCAAAAAGTCCTGGCAGTAGGGACTGCAACTGGATATCTGCAAACATTCGATCTCACCAACTTCCGCGAATTGTCAGTCGTCTCCCTGGGTCAACCCGTCGCTGATCTGGAATTTGCGGAAGACGGAACTTCGCTCCTGGCAGCCACACTTACTGGTGATGTTGAGAGATATTGGCAAAGCCCGGATCCTCCATTTATGCTGCCCGGACACGAGGGACAGGTTCGTTTTGCGGCACTGGACTCAAGAGGGCTCAAAGCGGTGACCGGGGGACACGATCAACAGCTTTGCGTTTGGGATGTTGATCAGACAAAGTTAATTGCGTCTATTGAAAATGATGGAGAAGGCATTGCTGGTGGGGCATTATCGCCAACTGGGAACCGAGCCGTAACGGTCGGCTTTGGATCTGGAGTGGTATTCTGGGATCTGGATCAGATGCGAAGAATTGAAAAACGTTATGGACACAAGGCACGCACCTGGTGCCTCGCCTTCACTCGTGATGGAAACAGGGTCGCCTCGGGCTCTGACGATAAGACGGTCAAAATCTGGGACTTTGCGACGAGAAAAAACACGCTGACCATTCCTCACGAGAACTCCGTTCGCTTTGTTACTTTTTCGCCAGATGGTCAGCAAATACTGACGAGTACGTTTGATGAACGTGGCTGGAAATATCCGGCTGATCTTCAGCTGTGGGACAGTTCAACCGGAAAGTTGCTGAGGAAATTCAACGGGCATCGAGTGAATGTGACTGGTGCGTGCTTTAATGCCAGCGGAACGGAAATCATTTCCTGCGGAGCGGATGGTCAGACTTGCCGCTGGAATGTTTCCACAGGGAAGTGTTTGCAAGATTTAACGCGTCAAAATGGTGTCTACAATCCTAACCTGATCAATGATGGCCAACTCTTGATCAGTAAACGTTTTGGAAACGGTATCTTTATCGATGAAGCCATGTCACTGAATCGTTTGGCTGAATTCAGTGTACCGACTCAATCAGTAGACGATTTGAATGTCTCCCCTGATGGTCACCGAGTTATTGCCGCCACGAAAGAGGGGCGAGTTTATGTCTGGAGCATCGCAGGTGAATAA
- a CDS encoding FecR family protein has product MSRLEQPEEWSILINAMVEESISNKQAARFTELLQSEPEFRRQYVLFCQMHTQLNWHLSFKSDSIIQSKEKVVRANPVQQSRASWTIGFVAMSVLAITLVWLGWQSPINEEPAQIVSASGRVSIIRGQQDKIWILPDDLVRNPVMLQPGDRIQTERVSTAKLRLPDQTELQLRSLSELILPSSSESEINISRGSLYAKVTPQQTGYPWIFHTSNAQVRVIGTELELLSLPEQSQVAVSEGKVEVIRYFDNSSTAVSAGEFLPVSKASPMKIVKYPVAKSEWSVDFKNGLPSGWTGRSVEEESAVAAVSDSQDRTSAFQISSQKSESGLFTWHDDSVLHLTFLLEPPGWFHISLYVKTYDEVDPHFTYCYANPILWESSTGQWQTISIPLSEFQLQMEKTAPESLGRIPTQIVFRGESESKIFMINHIGVERSGQSKVNESNEFLNGKNAR; this is encoded by the coding sequence ATGAGCAGGCTCGAACAACCAGAGGAATGGTCGATTCTCATTAATGCAATGGTGGAAGAATCAATTTCAAATAAGCAGGCAGCACGGTTCACAGAACTCCTGCAGAGCGAACCTGAATTTCGCCGCCAATATGTTTTATTTTGTCAGATGCACACCCAGTTAAACTGGCATCTCTCTTTCAAGTCTGATTCGATTATTCAATCCAAAGAGAAAGTTGTCAGAGCCAATCCAGTACAACAAAGTCGGGCCAGCTGGACGATTGGTTTTGTTGCAATGTCGGTTCTTGCAATAACTCTGGTTTGGCTGGGATGGCAATCTCCTATTAATGAAGAACCAGCACAAATCGTCAGTGCTTCAGGACGGGTGAGTATCATTCGTGGCCAGCAGGATAAGATCTGGATTCTTCCAGACGACCTTGTTCGCAATCCTGTCATGTTGCAACCAGGAGATCGAATTCAGACAGAAAGAGTGAGTACTGCCAAATTGAGATTACCGGATCAGACGGAGCTTCAATTACGGTCACTCTCTGAACTTATTTTGCCTTCTTCCTCCGAATCTGAAATCAACATTTCGCGAGGAAGTTTGTACGCCAAAGTCACACCTCAGCAAACTGGATATCCTTGGATATTTCACACGTCAAATGCTCAAGTCCGAGTCATTGGAACGGAGCTGGAATTGCTCTCATTACCAGAACAAAGCCAGGTCGCTGTTTCCGAGGGGAAAGTCGAGGTCATCCGATACTTCGATAATTCCTCTACAGCTGTTTCTGCAGGAGAATTTCTTCCCGTGTCAAAAGCATCTCCAATGAAAATAGTAAAATATCCTGTGGCCAAGTCAGAGTGGTCAGTTGATTTCAAGAATGGCCTGCCTTCAGGTTGGACCGGACGCTCAGTTGAAGAGGAAAGTGCAGTCGCAGCTGTTTCGGATAGCCAGGATCGAACATCAGCATTTCAAATCAGTTCCCAGAAGTCAGAGTCAGGATTATTCACATGGCATGACGACTCCGTATTGCACCTGACATTCCTGTTAGAACCACCTGGCTGGTTCCATATTTCTCTCTATGTCAAAACCTATGACGAAGTGGACCCGCATTTCACTTACTGCTATGCCAATCCCATTCTCTGGGAGTCGTCTACTGGACAATGGCAGACGATTAGTATTCCGCTCTCGGAGTTTCAATTGCAGATGGAAAAAACGGCTCCCGAGTCACTCGGGCGAATTCCTACTCAGATTGTTTTCCGCGGAGAAAGTGAGTCCAAGATTTTCATGATCAATCACATTGGGGTTGAACGAAGCGGTCAATCGAAGGTCAACGAGTCCAATGAATTTCTTAATGGAAAGAACGCCAGATGA